A single Anatilimnocola floriformis DNA region contains:
- a CDS encoding DUF1592 domain-containing protein: MNDTAYSQEQMHSQPQIYSQGLTLPCFAPLRLASLTIAVGLSWVSAGLGADPIEGFLTKHCIRCHGAEKSEGDVRIDKFSRDFKSGVDTHHWGEVLDRINSGQMPPKGEPKPMQDEIATFVTNLDSRLKEGRAARMAARSAVSHYRLSRKEYQNTVYDLLGVRYDPAKPGELNEDTLWHGFERIGSQLSLSPSHVDRYYRAAEIVLDRAYPATTSEARKIRKTAAELRYNGGKAQQETLDRFGIKRPLRYLLFPGRVENALSPNWFGKIGPEQSGLYKFRIQASGVRPLGGQPAHLSIGKETGEETVAGIIEFDITAPEDKPAVHEFEVFLEMPAQLHFAVVAADVVDRRAGAAFRNSLTSPNYMFTHSSETLLLNPNAPQMFDDKGNGLFSTVLVDWIEWEGPLVTDAEKSRRNGLVPPDDATPELVAEHLQRFAERAWRRPVKREELAEYLNAYRSEREAGEKTDVAYRVAMAGVLTSRHFIYIVEGDAVPRERLNDSELATRLSYFLWSSMPDDALFAAARGGKLSGENLKQEVDRLLADSKTSRLIDDFARQWLQLHRVGMFPPDKKLYPNYDPWLETSLRAEPVEFFREMFAQNLPIDSLVDSDWTMANARLCDFYGLPEPKSGDFQRVALKPEDHRGGLLTMGAVLGLTSDGTRHRPVHRGVWVSEAIFAKTPPPPPANVSAIEPNPPESPKATIRQKIEAHRSNASCAACHAKIDHFGIAWDNYDAIGQWRTREKVAKGTGEDPPIDASGVMPDGRPFKDSVQFKQLLLQDRGAIARAFIEHLSTYALRRVLTVDDQDDLKSIEAEAKKNDYRVKDIIRAVALSDLLRKR, from the coding sequence ATGAACGATACTGCGTACTCGCAGGAACAAATGCACTCGCAGCCACAGATCTACTCGCAGGGCCTGACTCTTCCCTGCTTCGCTCCCCTGCGCCTGGCCTCGCTGACCATCGCCGTCGGCTTGAGTTGGGTTAGTGCTGGACTGGGAGCCGATCCCATTGAGGGATTTTTGACGAAGCACTGCATCCGCTGCCATGGCGCCGAGAAGAGCGAGGGGGACGTACGAATCGACAAGTTCTCGCGCGACTTCAAGTCGGGTGTAGACACGCACCACTGGGGAGAGGTTCTCGATCGGATCAACTCCGGCCAGATGCCGCCTAAGGGCGAACCCAAGCCGATGCAGGATGAGATCGCGACCTTTGTGACGAATCTCGACTCGCGGCTCAAGGAGGGGCGTGCGGCTCGGATGGCGGCCCGCTCCGCCGTGTCGCATTATCGGCTCAGCCGGAAAGAGTATCAGAACACGGTTTACGACCTTCTCGGCGTGCGCTACGATCCCGCCAAGCCGGGCGAGTTGAACGAAGATACGTTGTGGCATGGATTCGAGCGCATCGGCTCGCAGCTATCGCTCTCACCATCGCACGTCGATCGCTATTACCGTGCTGCCGAGATCGTGCTCGACCGCGCCTATCCCGCCACCACCAGCGAAGCTCGCAAAATTCGCAAAACTGCTGCCGAGCTGCGCTACAACGGTGGTAAGGCTCAGCAAGAAACGCTCGACCGCTTCGGCATCAAACGGCCGTTGCGTTATCTCCTTTTTCCTGGTCGAGTTGAGAACGCACTCTCGCCCAATTGGTTCGGCAAAATCGGTCCGGAACAGAGTGGTCTGTATAAATTCCGCATCCAGGCCAGTGGCGTTCGCCCGCTCGGCGGTCAGCCGGCCCACTTGAGCATCGGCAAGGAGACAGGCGAGGAAACCGTCGCCGGGATCATCGAATTCGACATCACTGCTCCAGAAGACAAACCGGCGGTTCATGAGTTTGAAGTTTTCCTCGAGATGCCAGCGCAGCTGCACTTCGCCGTCGTCGCTGCGGACGTTGTGGACAGGCGAGCCGGTGCAGCCTTCCGCAATTCGCTCACCAGTCCGAACTATATGTTCACGCACAGCAGTGAAACGCTGCTGCTGAATCCGAACGCGCCGCAGATGTTCGACGACAAGGGGAACGGTCTGTTCTCGACGGTGCTCGTCGATTGGATCGAATGGGAAGGGCCGCTGGTAACGGACGCCGAAAAATCCCGCCGCAACGGTCTCGTGCCGCCGGATGACGCCACACCGGAATTGGTCGCTGAGCATCTGCAACGCTTTGCCGAACGGGCCTGGCGTCGACCAGTCAAAAGGGAAGAGCTGGCCGAATATCTAAACGCTTACCGCTCCGAACGCGAAGCGGGAGAAAAGACCGACGTTGCCTATCGCGTAGCGATGGCGGGCGTGCTCACTTCACGACACTTCATTTATATCGTCGAAGGGGACGCAGTTCCTCGCGAACGTTTGAACGACTCGGAACTCGCCACGCGGCTATCGTATTTCCTGTGGAGTTCGATGCCCGACGATGCCCTGTTTGCCGCGGCCCGAGGTGGCAAGCTCAGCGGCGAAAATCTAAAGCAGGAAGTGGACCGTCTGCTCGCCGACAGCAAAACCAGCCGCTTGATCGACGACTTCGCGCGGCAATGGCTGCAGCTGCACCGCGTGGGCATGTTCCCACCGGATAAGAAGCTCTATCCGAACTATGATCCCTGGCTCGAAACCAGTCTGCGGGCCGAGCCGGTGGAGTTTTTCCGCGAGATGTTTGCGCAGAACTTGCCCATCGACAGTCTGGTCGATTCCGATTGGACGATGGCCAACGCCCGACTGTGCGATTTCTACGGTCTGCCGGAACCGAAGTCGGGAGACTTTCAACGCGTAGCGCTCAAGCCCGAGGATCATCGCGGCGGCTTGCTCACGATGGGCGCGGTTCTGGGACTCACTTCCGACGGCACCCGTCATCGCCCCGTGCATCGCGGAGTATGGGTCAGCGAAGCAATCTTTGCCAAGACACCGCCACCACCGCCAGCTAACGTCAGCGCGATCGAACCGAATCCGCCGGAAAGCCCCAAGGCCACCATCCGGCAAAAGATCGAAGCCCACCGCAGCAACGCGAGCTGCGCCGCCTGCCATGCGAAGATCGACCATTTCGGCATCGCCTGGGACAACTACGATGCCATCGGACAATGGCGGACACGCGAGAAGGTAGCGAAGGGGACCGGCGAGGATCCACCCATCGATGCCTCGGGCGTGATGCCTGACGGCCGGCCTTTCAAGGATTCAGTACAATTCAAACAGCTGTTGCTTCAAGATCGCGGCGCGATCGCGCGAGCGTTTATCGAGCATTTGTCTACTTACGCCCTGCGGCGAGTGCTCACAGTGGACGATCAGGATGATCTGAAGTCTATTGAAGCCGAAGCTAAGAAGAACGATTATCGCGTCAAAGACATAATCCGAGCCGTGGCGCTTTCCGACCTGCTTCGCAAACGCTGA
- a CDS encoding zinc-binding metallopeptidase family protein, giving the protein MRTFQCACNNILYFDNSQCLACGREAGFCPACDNLVALLPLDQGGLQCGNAACGVQLQKCVNYATYNVCNRCVMAGDTTHAGFCDCCRFNDTIPDLSVVGNLEKWYRLEAAKRRLFYDLRKLGLPYGTAQDGIAPPLSFDFKADVIPPNDIWRGGNQGEKVFTSHDHGRITINIREADSVARESLRVEMKETHRSLIGHFRHEIGHYYWDVLVLGRDEAASKAVFGDHDNPTYDQALAIYYQNGAPLNWPENFISAYSTMHPWEDFAETWAAYLDMCGSLDTAENVGFGGESDPVHADFDAMIARYQQIGIANNELNRNMGILDAVPQVFVQPVIAKMRYIHGLVQRGRNENAAIVGGADPNQAVAAMA; this is encoded by the coding sequence ATGCGTACGTTTCAGTGTGCTTGTAACAACATCTTGTATTTCGACAACTCGCAGTGCCTGGCATGCGGCCGCGAAGCGGGATTTTGTCCGGCCTGCGACAATTTGGTTGCGCTGCTTCCGCTGGATCAGGGCGGCTTGCAGTGTGGCAACGCCGCGTGCGGAGTTCAGCTGCAAAAGTGCGTCAACTACGCCACTTACAACGTCTGCAATCGTTGCGTTATGGCCGGCGATACCACGCACGCTGGCTTCTGCGATTGCTGCCGCTTCAACGATACGATTCCGGACCTTTCCGTCGTTGGCAATTTAGAAAAGTGGTATCGGCTGGAGGCCGCCAAGCGGAGGTTGTTCTACGACCTGCGTAAGCTGGGCCTGCCGTACGGCACTGCGCAAGACGGCATCGCGCCGCCGCTGAGCTTCGATTTCAAAGCAGACGTGATTCCGCCGAATGATATTTGGCGAGGTGGCAACCAGGGAGAAAAAGTTTTCACCAGCCACGATCATGGCCGGATCACCATCAACATTCGTGAAGCCGATTCGGTGGCTCGCGAAAGCTTGCGCGTCGAAATGAAAGAGACGCATCGTTCTCTCATCGGCCACTTTCGACACGAGATTGGGCACTACTACTGGGATGTTTTGGTGCTGGGCCGCGACGAAGCAGCTTCGAAGGCGGTGTTCGGTGACCACGATAATCCCACCTACGATCAGGCGCTGGCCATCTATTATCAGAATGGCGCACCGCTCAACTGGCCGGAGAATTTCATCAGCGCCTATTCGACGATGCATCCCTGGGAAGATTTTGCGGAGACCTGGGCTGCGTATCTCGACATGTGCGGCTCGCTCGACACCGCAGAAAATGTCGGCTTCGGCGGCGAGTCTGATCCGGTGCATGCCGATTTCGATGCCATGATTGCGCGCTATCAGCAAATTGGCATCGCCAACAACGAGTTGAATCGCAACATGGGTATTTTGGATGCCGTGCCGCAAGTCTTTGTTCAGCCCGTGATCGCAAAAATGCGTTACATCCACGGTCTGGTGCAGCGGGGCCGAAATGAAAACGCGGCAATCGTTGGCGGCGCTGATCCAAATCAAGCGGTCGCTGCAATGGCGTAA
- a CDS encoding DUF1552 domain-containing protein, which produces MNFLSQSWLLDRRHALRALGSCIALPFLECMVPLRAAEEKTETPKRSAFIYLANGVHSLNYQITTPGKDYQFSRSLKPLEKHRDSITPISGLHHPGALSHHHNCISVWLTGGKLGPSDRNTISVDQKMAEVTAKHTRYSSMEIAITQDSLAWTADGIRLPAMRRCSEIFASLFEEPKGGKGAQRRALRRKGSVLDANLAEVRQLEQKMGSADKGRMEQYLTSVREAEIRTRRADAWLDTPLPTISPADRQKTNRDIAHTMAGDYFRTVYDLIVLAFQTDLTRVATFSLGGEGDAISIPEIGITESRHQLSHHGGDLGYMEKLTNYDTFAIEQYSYFLTRLAETKDLNGKPLLGTTMSLFGSGMSYGHSHGNANLPLVLAGGSDLGLKHGTHLDFNQGHFKGYQLDKPGEHYNLCSRPANPNAYMSSLLLLMAQRMGVETDKFGDSNKAIEL; this is translated from the coding sequence ATGAATTTTCTTTCGCAATCCTGGCTGCTCGACCGCCGACATGCCCTGCGCGCTCTCGGATCCTGCATTGCGCTGCCGTTCCTCGAATGCATGGTGCCGCTTCGCGCAGCCGAAGAAAAAACGGAGACGCCGAAACGCAGTGCGTTCATCTATCTCGCCAACGGCGTGCATTCGCTGAATTATCAGATCACCACGCCCGGCAAGGATTACCAGTTCTCTCGGTCGCTCAAGCCGCTGGAAAAACACCGCGATTCGATCACGCCGATCAGCGGTCTTCATCACCCGGGAGCGTTGAGCCATCACCACAACTGCATTTCGGTCTGGCTGACCGGCGGCAAGCTTGGTCCTTCGGATCGGAACACCATTTCTGTCGACCAGAAGATGGCCGAGGTCACCGCGAAGCATACTCGCTATTCGTCGATGGAGATCGCCATCACGCAGGATTCGCTGGCCTGGACTGCCGACGGCATTCGGCTGCCGGCGATGCGTCGTTGCAGCGAGATTTTTGCCTCGCTGTTTGAAGAACCCAAGGGTGGCAAGGGAGCTCAGCGGCGCGCGTTGCGCCGTAAGGGAAGTGTGCTCGATGCGAACCTCGCCGAGGTTCGCCAGCTCGAGCAAAAGATGGGATCGGCTGATAAGGGCCGCATGGAGCAGTATCTGACCTCTGTTCGCGAAGCTGAAATCCGCACGCGCCGCGCCGACGCCTGGCTCGACACGCCGCTGCCGACGATTTCGCCCGCCGATCGGCAAAAGACTAATCGCGACATCGCGCACACGATGGCCGGCGATTATTTTCGCACGGTTTATGATCTGATTGTGCTCGCCTTCCAGACCGATCTGACGCGCGTCGCCACCTTCAGCCTCGGCGGCGAAGGCGATGCCATTTCGATTCCCGAGATCGGCATTACCGAATCCCGTCATCAGCTCAGCCACCACGGCGGCGATCTCGGTTACATGGAGAAGCTCACGAACTACGACACCTTCGCCATCGAGCAGTACAGCTACTTCCTCACGCGCCTTGCCGAGACGAAAGATCTGAACGGCAAGCCGCTCCTGGGCACGACGATGTCCCTCTTCGGCAGCGGCATGTCTTATGGACACAGCCACGGCAATGCCAACCTGCCGCTGGTGCTCGCCGGAGGTTCCGACCTCGGCTTGAAGCACGGCACGCACCTCGACTTCAACCAAGGTCACTTCAAGGGCTATCAACTCGATAAGCCCGGTGAGCACTACAACCTTTGCAGCCGCCCCGCCAACCCGAATGCCTACATGAGCAGCCTGTTGCTCTTGATGGCCCAACGCATGGGCGTGGAAACCGACAAATTCGGCGACAGCAACAAGGCGATCGAACTATGA
- a CDS encoding transglutaminase-like domain-containing protein, whose product MRFHVSGRLEYNVRFPSTMIFNVHAQRSPGQTILHERFTVEPDLHFEEFVIDSGGSRFVRLETGKKKMLQLSYEATVETSCEVVPANKLDYTPVADMDRRAIPYLFPSRYCQSDRLGRLAWDLFGKVANPYEKVIAVVDWIHENVEYLRGSTNSETSAYDTVTQRTGVCRDFAHLGIALCRALNIPARYFSGYAFQLEPPDFHACFECYLGGRWLVFDATRLVPLNGLIRIGTGRDAADAAVSSIFGRVQSTLMQVDCQLAPGQKFTPLERKQLGRKGISLDAKHATSTH is encoded by the coding sequence ATGCGTTTTCATGTCTCCGGGCGGCTCGAATACAACGTCCGCTTCCCGTCTACCATGATCTTCAATGTGCATGCGCAGCGGTCGCCTGGGCAGACGATTCTTCACGAACGGTTTACCGTCGAGCCCGACCTGCATTTCGAAGAATTTGTAATCGACTCCGGTGGCAGTCGATTTGTCCGGCTGGAGACGGGGAAAAAGAAGATGCTGCAGCTCTCGTACGAAGCGACCGTGGAAACTTCCTGCGAGGTGGTGCCTGCGAATAAGTTGGACTACACGCCCGTGGCGGATATGGATCGTAGGGCCATCCCGTACTTATTTCCGAGTCGATATTGCCAGTCCGATCGCCTGGGCCGCCTGGCGTGGGATTTGTTTGGCAAGGTGGCCAACCCGTACGAGAAAGTGATCGCTGTCGTTGACTGGATTCATGAGAACGTCGAGTACCTGCGGGGCAGCACCAATTCAGAAACGTCGGCCTACGACACGGTGACTCAGCGGACCGGCGTTTGTCGTGACTTCGCTCATCTGGGGATCGCGCTCTGCCGCGCGCTCAATATTCCAGCGCGTTATTTTTCGGGGTACGCCTTTCAACTCGAGCCACCCGATTTTCACGCCTGCTTTGAGTGTTACCTGGGAGGTCGTTGGCTGGTCTTCGATGCCACTCGCTTGGTGCCGCTCAACGGACTCATTCGCATTGGCACTGGGCGGGATGCCGCCGACGCCGCTGTCTCTAGTATCTTCGGCCGGGTGCAAAGCACCTTGATGCAGGTCGATTGCCAACTCGCGCCAGGGCAGAAATTCACGCCGCTGGAGCGGAAGCAGTTGGGCCGAAAAGGGATTTCGCTGGACGCAAAGCATGCTACGTCAACGCATTGA
- a CDS encoding transglutaminase family protein gives MLRQRIEHATIYSYRRPVAFGRHRLVLRPREGHDIRVVDMSLEIFPAHRLAWARDVFSNSVAIVDFTAEADRLEVRSEVTVERSLPFPSQDPYVPWRIPWPVNYDEREAPITAAYQTLSYADDAQIVKQWLAEYATVTATDDAETLLMNLCHHIHAKIGYQRRYVKGVQSPGETLRLQSGSCRDMALLMMDAARLMGLSARFVSGYLDCPAAEAGRAAMHAWAEIYLPVLGWRGYDPTIGEGASLKHITVGVSQHPRGVMPITGQFHGDSGDYLDMRAPVKVVRLTE, from the coding sequence ATGCTACGTCAACGCATTGAACATGCCACGATTTACTCATATCGTCGACCAGTAGCGTTTGGCCGTCATCGCCTCGTGCTCCGTCCACGGGAGGGGCATGATATTCGTGTTGTGGATATGTCGCTTGAGATCTTCCCTGCGCATCGATTGGCCTGGGCGCGCGACGTATTCAGCAACTCCGTCGCGATTGTCGACTTTACTGCCGAAGCGGATCGGTTAGAAGTTCGCAGCGAGGTTACCGTCGAACGCTCGTTGCCGTTTCCGTCCCAAGATCCATACGTGCCTTGGAGGATTCCCTGGCCGGTCAACTACGACGAGCGCGAGGCGCCGATCACGGCGGCGTATCAAACGCTCTCGTATGCGGACGATGCGCAGATAGTGAAACAGTGGCTGGCCGAGTACGCGACGGTAACAGCGACCGACGATGCCGAGACGCTGCTCATGAATCTCTGCCATCACATCCACGCAAAAATCGGCTATCAGCGGCGCTACGTCAAAGGGGTGCAAAGTCCGGGCGAAACACTCCGCCTGCAGAGCGGCTCCTGCCGCGACATGGCGCTGCTGATGATGGATGCTGCTCGACTGATGGGGCTGTCTGCTCGATTTGTTAGTGGCTATTTGGATTGTCCCGCCGCAGAAGCTGGTCGCGCGGCGATGCACGCTTGGGCCGAGATCTATCTGCCCGTTCTCGGTTGGCGTGGCTACGATCCCACGATCGGCGAAGGGGCGTCGTTGAAGCACATCACCGTCGGCGTCAGTCAGCACCCGCGCGGCGTGATGCCCATCACCGGGCAGTTTCACGGCGACTCAGGCGATTACCTCGATATGAGGGCACCGGTGAAAGTCGTGCGGCTAACCGAGTGA
- a CDS encoding response regulator → MSPTIVSSEKRDRVRIDSSVWLGFVAVFLFFLSAGGVAYVNTRILRRNADSVAKTHETIVALENVISIIKDAETGQRGYLLTGDTKYLAPYNVAINRVEQRLQGMERLVGTEVVQAAKLRQIREEVANKLSELAETIDIRQKRGFDEALEVVVTDRGKQSMDAIRTHVEAMQTTEMVRRADRLREMDQAYLTAVASGVLTGLLGIVLSSVVAYLVRRAMLTRARQEWLLNGQSGLSREMVGDPTIDQLSNRVLKFLAEYLNAQAGIFFARDEGQFKLLSTFAVPADSGVLQEFSSGEGLLGKAADDGKPSILNDIPEGYLVFGSGLGRSKPRHLAIAPFSPDSETNAVVELGFLEPPDSKTTEFLQNISESIGVAVKSAHYRAHLHNLLEETQRQAEELQAQSEELRVGNEELEEQSSALKESQTRLEQQQVELEQTNSQLEEHAQTLETQRDDLARTQASLERQARELEQASQYKSDFLANMSHELRTPLNSSLILAKLLGDNPNRNLTPEQVQFARNIESAGNDLLNLINDILDLSKIEAGHMEVRPESVRLSQLIEDVARTFLPVATQKGLEFKTGLAADCPKIFETDGQRLEQILRNLLSNAFKFTERGSVQLKVSQTANQELRFAVSDTGIGIPAHQQQIIFEAFRQADGTTNRKYGGTGLGLSISRELTRLLGGRIELESTPGGGSTFTITLPLSINREVVQRKPNAPPEQTDFNIVSHTPQPVVVGPIGEGRAAVQRLIEDDRERLSAGRRLILLVEDDLSFARILYDLAHELNFDALIATTAEEGLQLATQHLPSAIILDVGLPDQSGLTVLDRLKRDARTRHLPVHVISASDYAQTALSLGAVGYMLKPVKREELVDVLHRIESRLLQKMRRVLVVEDDPRQLDSLQKLLGSHEVSTTGARTAAECLSLLKDATFDCMVLDLTLPDTSGYALLETLSKEQSYSFPPVIVYTGRELSVDEEQRLRRYSKSIIIKGAKSPERLLDEVTLFLHQMVATLPAEQRRMLETARSREADLEGRRILVVEDDVRNVFALTSILEPRGAIVQIARNGREALTALEKAKTDKPIDLVLMDIMMPEMDGITCMREIRKNPAWREMPIIALTAKAMKDDQEQCLSAGANDYIPKPLDVEKLLSLVRVWMPR, encoded by the coding sequence ATGTCGCCCACCATTGTTAGCTCAGAAAAACGCGACCGCGTGAGAATCGACTCATCCGTTTGGCTGGGTTTCGTCGCCGTCTTTCTCTTCTTCCTGTCCGCCGGTGGAGTGGCCTATGTCAACACTCGCATCTTGCGGCGAAACGCCGATTCAGTGGCCAAGACGCATGAGACGATCGTGGCCTTGGAGAACGTGATTTCGATCATTAAGGACGCTGAAACCGGGCAGCGCGGCTATTTGCTGACGGGCGATACGAAGTACCTCGCCCCCTACAATGTCGCGATCAATCGAGTTGAACAGCGACTGCAAGGGATGGAGCGACTCGTCGGAACCGAGGTGGTGCAGGCGGCCAAGCTCCGCCAGATCAGGGAGGAGGTCGCAAACAAACTGAGCGAACTTGCGGAAACGATCGACATTCGCCAAAAGCGAGGATTCGACGAGGCCTTGGAGGTGGTTGTTACCGATCGCGGCAAACAATCGATGGATGCGATTCGCACGCACGTCGAAGCCATGCAAACGACCGAAATGGTTCGCCGTGCAGACCGGCTGCGCGAGATGGACCAGGCATACCTCACGGCAGTTGCCAGCGGCGTGCTGACGGGATTACTCGGTATTGTGCTCTCCTCCGTGGTGGCCTATCTCGTTCGCCGCGCGATGCTGACTCGCGCCAGGCAAGAATGGCTTTTGAATGGTCAAAGCGGCTTGAGCCGCGAAATGGTGGGCGATCCCACCATCGACCAACTCAGCAATCGCGTGTTGAAATTTCTAGCCGAGTATTTGAATGCGCAGGCGGGAATCTTCTTTGCCAGGGATGAAGGCCAATTCAAACTCTTGTCCACGTTTGCGGTCCCCGCCGACAGTGGAGTGCTCCAAGAATTCTCGTCCGGCGAAGGATTGCTCGGGAAGGCTGCCGATGACGGTAAGCCTTCGATCCTGAATGACATTCCTGAAGGCTATCTAGTCTTCGGCTCTGGCCTCGGTCGCAGCAAGCCAAGACACCTCGCCATCGCTCCCTTCTCGCCAGATTCCGAAACCAATGCAGTGGTCGAGCTTGGTTTTCTGGAACCACCTGATTCCAAGACGACCGAGTTTCTGCAGAACATCTCCGAATCGATCGGCGTAGCCGTCAAGTCGGCGCACTACCGGGCCCACTTGCACAACCTCTTGGAAGAGACTCAGCGGCAAGCCGAAGAGTTGCAAGCGCAGAGTGAAGAACTGCGGGTGGGTAACGAAGAATTGGAAGAACAAAGCAGCGCGCTCAAAGAGTCGCAGACGCGGTTGGAGCAACAGCAAGTTGAACTCGAGCAAACCAATTCGCAACTCGAAGAGCACGCCCAGACGCTTGAAACGCAGCGCGACGATTTGGCGCGGACTCAGGCATCGCTCGAGCGACAGGCGCGAGAACTGGAGCAAGCGAGCCAGTATAAGTCCGACTTCCTCGCGAATATGTCGCACGAGTTGCGGACGCCGCTCAATTCATCATTGATTCTCGCCAAGTTGCTGGGGGACAATCCGAACCGCAACCTCACTCCCGAACAGGTTCAGTTCGCCCGAAATATCGAATCAGCCGGCAATGACCTGCTCAATTTGATCAACGACATCTTGGACCTGTCCAAAATCGAAGCTGGCCACATGGAGGTTCGCCCGGAGAGCGTTCGCCTGTCGCAGTTGATCGAAGATGTGGCTCGGACCTTTTTGCCGGTCGCAACGCAAAAGGGGCTCGAATTCAAGACTGGACTGGCTGCTGACTGTCCGAAGATCTTCGAGACGGATGGTCAACGTCTGGAGCAGATTCTTCGCAATCTCCTCTCCAACGCATTCAAGTTTACAGAGCGCGGCAGCGTTCAACTGAAGGTCAGTCAAACGGCGAACCAGGAATTGCGCTTTGCCGTTTCGGATACAGGAATCGGCATCCCGGCACATCAGCAGCAGATCATTTTCGAAGCCTTTCGTCAGGCCGATGGCACCACGAATCGCAAATACGGTGGAACAGGTCTAGGACTCTCAATTTCACGCGAGCTGACGCGCCTGCTCGGCGGGAGAATCGAACTGGAAAGCACGCCCGGTGGCGGCAGCACTTTCACGATCACCTTGCCCCTCTCGATCAATCGTGAAGTCGTGCAACGGAAGCCGAATGCCCCGCCAGAGCAAACTGACTTCAATATCGTGTCGCACACTCCCCAACCTGTGGTTGTAGGTCCGATTGGCGAGGGCCGTGCTGCCGTTCAGCGCCTGATCGAAGATGACCGCGAACGCTTGTCGGCAGGGAGGCGCCTTATTCTGTTGGTTGAGGACGACCTGTCGTTCGCCAGGATTCTTTACGATCTGGCCCATGAACTGAACTTTGATGCCTTGATTGCGACCACGGCCGAAGAAGGGCTTCAGCTGGCGACGCAACACTTGCCGAGCGCCATCATTTTGGATGTGGGGCTACCCGATCAATCGGGTCTGACCGTGCTGGACCGCTTGAAGCGCGACGCGCGAACGCGACACTTGCCGGTGCACGTGATCTCGGCCAGCGACTATGCGCAAACAGCGCTATCGCTCGGCGCCGTCGGGTACATGCTGAAACCGGTGAAACGCGAAGAGCTCGTGGACGTATTGCATCGGATCGAGAGCAGGCTCTTGCAGAAGATGCGGCGAGTTTTGGTCGTGGAAGATGACCCTCGTCAACTCGACAGCTTGCAGAAGCTTTTGGGCTCTCACGAAGTCTCGACGACCGGCGCGAGAACAGCCGCAGAGTGTCTGTCGCTGCTGAAGGATGCGACGTTTGATTGCATGGTGCTGGATCTGACTTTGCCGGATACCTCCGGCTATGCACTGCTGGAAACATTGAGCAAAGAACAGTCGTACTCTTTCCCGCCGGTGATCGTTTACACCGGCCGCGAGTTGTCGGTCGATGAGGAGCAACGGCTGCGTCGGTATTCGAAGTCGATCATCATCAAGGGAGCCAAGTCCCCGGAACGATTGCTGGACGAAGTCACTTTGTTCCTGCATCAAATGGTTGCCACGCTGCCAGCCGAACAGCGGCGCATGCTGGAAACCGCGCGCAGTCGCGAAGCCGATTTGGAGGGGCGCCGGATTCTAGTGGTCGAAGATGATGTGCGCAATGTTTTTGCGCTGACGAGCATTCTTGAACCTCGTGGCGCCATCGTGCAGATTGCCCGCAACGGCCGAGAGGCATTGACGGCTCTCGAGAAAGCGAAAACGGACAAGCCAATCGATCTGGTGCTGATGGACATCATGATGCCAGAGATGGATGGCATTACGTGCATGCGGGAGATCCGCAAGAATCCGGCCTGGCGCGAGATGCCGATCATCGCGTTGACGGCGAAGGCGATGAAAGACGACCAGGAGCAATGTCTCTCGGCGGGAGCCAATGATTACATTCCGAAGCCTCTCGATGTCGAGAAGTTGCTGTCACTCGTTCGCGTCTGGATGCCCCGCTAA